A window of the Aeromicrobium phoceense genome harbors these coding sequences:
- a CDS encoding pyridoxal phosphate-dependent decarboxylase family protein, whose amino-acid sequence MDRPPDASEALARAHQHALSWLATLPDRPVPPAASVADVIAALGADLPEGPTDPVEVVDLLARAAEPGLTAMPSGRFFGFVIGGTHPAAMAADWLTSAWDQNSGMRTVTPAATAADDIAEAWVLDLLGLPADGAVGFVTGGTTANFTCLAAGRDAVLTRAGWDVGTRGLAGSPGVRVLAGAEGHGSVDLALRYLGLGAPELVPVDAEGRLLAEALGTMLDEGDDEQPAMVVLQAGNIHSGAFDPFDEAITVAHEHGAWVHIDGAFGLFAGASPSFRHLVHGYEAADSWATDAHKTLNVPYDCGLAIVRDPAALRAAMSMHGDYLIQDAAGDPFEKVPELSRRGRAFTVWAVLRSLGRRGVAELVDRMAGHARAFADGIAGIESAEVLNDVVFTQVCAAFGDDDRTRDVVRLMLEDGTAWTTGSVWHDRAVLRISVSNWSTTDTDVERTLDALRAAVAAT is encoded by the coding sequence ATGGACCGGCCGCCGGACGCATCGGAAGCCCTCGCCCGTGCTCACCAGCACGCCCTGAGCTGGCTGGCGACCCTGCCCGACCGCCCCGTCCCGCCGGCCGCCTCGGTGGCCGACGTGATCGCGGCTCTCGGCGCCGACCTCCCCGAGGGACCGACCGATCCTGTCGAGGTCGTCGACCTGCTGGCCCGGGCGGCGGAGCCGGGACTGACCGCGATGCCCTCGGGCCGGTTCTTCGGCTTCGTCATCGGCGGCACCCACCCGGCGGCGATGGCAGCCGACTGGCTGACGTCCGCGTGGGACCAGAACTCGGGGATGCGCACGGTCACCCCGGCGGCCACCGCTGCCGACGACATCGCCGAGGCGTGGGTCCTCGACCTCCTCGGCCTGCCCGCGGACGGCGCGGTCGGCTTCGTGACCGGTGGCACCACGGCAAACTTCACGTGCCTGGCAGCGGGCCGCGACGCCGTGCTCACCCGCGCGGGCTGGGATGTCGGCACCCGCGGACTGGCCGGCTCACCGGGCGTGCGCGTGCTGGCCGGTGCCGAAGGACACGGCTCGGTCGATCTGGCGCTCCGGTACCTCGGCCTGGGCGCGCCCGAGCTCGTGCCGGTGGATGCCGAGGGACGACTGTTGGCCGAGGCGCTCGGAACGATGCTCGACGAGGGCGACGACGAGCAGCCGGCGATGGTGGTCCTCCAGGCGGGGAACATCCACTCGGGTGCGTTCGACCCGTTCGACGAGGCCATCACGGTGGCGCACGAGCACGGCGCGTGGGTGCACATCGACGGAGCGTTCGGACTCTTCGCGGGTGCCAGCCCGTCGTTCCGGCACCTCGTCCACGGTTACGAGGCCGCCGACTCCTGGGCGACCGACGCGCACAAGACGCTGAACGTGCCCTACGACTGCGGACTGGCGATCGTGCGCGACCCCGCCGCGTTGCGAGCGGCGATGTCGATGCACGGCGACTACCTGATCCAGGACGCTGCCGGCGACCCGTTCGAGAAGGTCCCCGAGCTGTCCCGCCGGGGCCGCGCGTTCACCGTGTGGGCCGTGCTGCGGTCGCTCGGACGCCGTGGTGTCGCCGAGCTGGTCGACCGCATGGCCGGGCACGCCCGAGCGTTCGCGGACGGCATCGCCGGCATCGAGTCCGCCGAGGTCCTCAACGACGTGGTGTTCACGCAGGTCTGCGCCGCCTTCGGCGACGACGACCGCACCCGCGACGTCGTCCGCCTGATGCTGGAGGACGGCACCGCCTGGACCACGGGCTCGGTGTGGCACGACCGGGCGGTGCTGCGCATCTCCGTCAGCAACTGGTCGACGACCGATACCGACGTCGAGCGCACGCTCGACGCCCTTCGTGCGGCCGTGGCCGCGACCTGA
- a CDS encoding methyltransferase domain-containing protein: protein MNDDAPTFRDVDSSSEQGRAAALMALDLQAQLPPIQRLHAWMIEHLDPLPGMHVLDVGCGTGEDVRGLAVLVAPTGSATGVDPSETMLAEARRRGEAARNPTRFVQGTAEELPAEDGSLDLVRCERVLQHLADPAVAVGEMARVLRPGGRGGLIDTDWRTLATWPGDPYLAAAWLEDWAGVPSPAAGAQLLDLVRRHGFVDARLTTDTFMLRPRALDQPPVSIVLELAARRAAAAGEEAAWRQALEESAAEGAFVFAVTLYAVVATRR from the coding sequence ATGAACGATGACGCACCCACCTTCCGCGACGTGGACTCGTCCTCCGAGCAGGGAAGGGCGGCCGCGCTGATGGCCCTCGACCTCCAGGCGCAGCTGCCGCCGATCCAGCGGCTCCACGCGTGGATGATCGAGCACCTGGACCCGCTCCCGGGGATGCACGTCCTGGACGTGGGCTGCGGCACCGGCGAGGACGTCCGCGGCCTTGCGGTCCTGGTCGCTCCGACCGGCTCGGCCACTGGTGTCGACCCGAGCGAGACCATGCTGGCCGAGGCCCGGCGGCGCGGCGAGGCAGCGCGCAACCCCACACGGTTCGTGCAGGGGACGGCCGAGGAGCTCCCGGCCGAAGACGGCTCCCTCGACCTGGTGCGTTGCGAGCGCGTGCTGCAGCACCTCGCCGACCCGGCCGTGGCGGTCGGGGAGATGGCCCGCGTCCTCCGTCCCGGCGGCCGGGGCGGCCTGATCGACACCGACTGGCGCACGCTCGCGACCTGGCCCGGGGACCCGTACCTGGCCGCGGCCTGGCTCGAGGACTGGGCGGGGGTCCCGTCGCCGGCGGCCGGTGCCCAGCTGCTCGACCTCGTCCGGCGTCACGGGTTCGTCGACGCCCGCCTCACCACCGACACCTTCATGCTGCGCCCGCGTGCCCTCGACCAGCCACCGGTGTCCATCGTCCTCGAGCTCGCAGCTCGTCGTGCGGCCGCCGCAGGGGAGGAGGCCGCGTGGAGGCAGGCACTCGAGGAGAGCGCGGCGGAGGGAGCGTTCGTCTTCGCCGTCACGCTCTACGCCGTGGTCGCAACGCGCAGGTAG
- a CDS encoding class I SAM-dependent methyltransferase has translation MEAGNRDTTVHETNLPQAESWDGPGGEYWAAHADRFDRAVADYQERFEATVAVRRGERVLDVGCGGGLTTRRAARASVNGEALGVDLSSQLLDVARARAEDEGLDNVRFLRADAQVHPFEPGHHDVVVSRTGAMFFGDPVAAFANLRRATRPGGRMVLMTWQPPDRNEWIRGTLGVLGGPPGPTADLDAPGMFSLSRPERIREVLEAAGWTHVEVDGLEGQEWFGADVDDALGFLRGLFAWLLDELPDDERDAAVERLRESLAAHAGPGGVQFASAVWLVSARKETDDER, from the coding sequence ATGGAAGCGGGCAATCGGGACACGACGGTCCACGAGACGAACCTGCCGCAGGCGGAGTCCTGGGACGGGCCCGGTGGCGAGTACTGGGCGGCGCACGCCGACCGGTTCGACCGTGCCGTGGCGGACTACCAGGAGCGCTTCGAAGCAACCGTCGCGGTCCGTCGTGGCGAGCGCGTGCTCGACGTCGGCTGCGGGGGCGGGCTAACCACACGCCGCGCCGCTCGCGCGTCCGTCAACGGCGAGGCGCTCGGGGTGGACCTCTCGAGCCAGCTGCTCGACGTCGCCCGCGCCCGGGCCGAGGACGAGGGGCTCGACAACGTGCGCTTCCTCCGTGCCGATGCGCAGGTGCACCCGTTCGAGCCGGGCCACCACGACGTCGTCGTCTCCCGCACCGGCGCCATGTTCTTCGGGGACCCGGTCGCGGCGTTCGCCAACCTCCGTCGCGCCACGAGACCCGGTGGCCGGATGGTGCTGATGACGTGGCAGCCGCCCGACCGCAACGAGTGGATCCGCGGCACCCTCGGCGTGCTGGGCGGGCCCCCGGGACCGACCGCCGACCTCGACGCTCCCGGCATGTTCTCGCTGTCCCGGCCCGAGCGGATCCGCGAGGTGCTCGAGGCGGCGGGGTGGACGCACGTGGAGGTGGACGGCCTCGAGGGGCAGGAGTGGTTCGGGGCCGACGTCGACGACGCCCTCGGCTTCCTGCGAGGGCTGTTCGCGTGGCTCCTCGACGAGCTGCCCGACGATGAGCGCGACGCCGCGGTCGAGCGGCTCCGCGAGAGCCTGGCGGCGCACGCCGGTCCCGGAGGGGTTCAGTTCGCGTCGGCCGTCTGGCTGGTCAGCGCACGCAAGGAGACCGACGATGAACGATGA
- a CDS encoding polynucleotide kinase-phosphatase, producing MSVLQVPEVSLVVLVGASGAGKTSFAARHFLPTEVVSSDACRALVSDDENDQSATTDAFDLLEFIVGKRLSRGLLTVVDATNVQPHARRSLIAVAKEHDVLATAVVLDVPPAVSVARNAERPDRTFGASVVKRQHDQLRRSLKSLRREGFRHVHVLSSVEEIEEATFERTRLHNDLRDLTGPFDVIGDVHGCRAELEQLLDDLGYAITRDDAGRPVDAAGPDGRRAIFVGDLVDRGPDSPGVLRRVMGMVAAGHALCVAGNHEAKLSNALSGRKVTVSHGLETTLAQLEAETDEFRGDVARFLDGLIAHYVLDGGRLVVAHAGLKESYHGRASGRVRAFALYGDTSGETDEFGLPVRYPWAEDYRGQAMVLYGHTPTPTPEWVNNTMCLDTGCVFGGSLTALRYPEREVVQVVAAETYYEPVRPLAPPEREPDTLRLDDVLGPRIIETSTMGRISLREENAAGALEVMSRFAVDPSRLVYLPPTMSPSDTSVLEDHLEHPEQAFTHFARTGAGQVICEEKHMGSRAVVVVDRDGGGVVHTRTGRAFFDAATERAVLDRVASAVASAKLWDELGTSSLVLDAEIMPWSTKAGALIREQYAAVGAAARAGLAGTLDVLGAAAARGLDVGDLADRTSRRRDDADAYTAAYRRYVWEVDGLDGLRIAPFQVLASDSETFETRDHLWHLAIADRLAESDGDLFTTTGRLVVDPADEASVGAGVEWWNDLTGAGGEGMVVKPLANLTRGPKGLVQPGVKVRGREYLRIIYGLDYTEPENLARLRDRNLGHKRSMALREYALGLEALRRHVNGEPTWRVHECVFAVLAMESEPVDPRL from the coding sequence ATGAGCGTGCTCCAGGTGCCCGAGGTGTCGCTCGTCGTGCTGGTCGGCGCGAGTGGCGCGGGCAAGACGTCGTTCGCGGCGCGGCACTTCCTCCCGACCGAGGTCGTCTCCTCGGACGCCTGCCGTGCGCTGGTGTCCGACGACGAGAACGACCAGTCGGCGACGACCGACGCGTTCGACCTGCTCGAGTTCATCGTCGGCAAGCGCCTGTCGCGCGGCCTGCTGACCGTCGTGGACGCCACGAACGTGCAGCCGCACGCCCGCAGGAGCCTGATCGCGGTGGCCAAGGAGCACGACGTGCTGGCCACGGCTGTCGTGCTCGACGTGCCGCCGGCGGTGTCGGTCGCGCGGAACGCCGAGCGGCCCGACCGCACCTTCGGCGCGTCCGTCGTCAAGCGGCAGCACGACCAGCTGCGCCGGTCGCTCAAGTCGCTGCGGCGCGAGGGATTCCGGCACGTCCACGTGCTGTCGTCGGTCGAGGAGATCGAGGAGGCGACGTTCGAGCGCACCCGCCTGCACAACGACCTGCGCGACCTCACCGGACCGTTCGACGTCATCGGCGACGTCCACGGCTGCCGGGCCGAGCTCGAGCAGCTGCTCGACGACCTCGGCTACGCGATCACCCGTGACGACGCCGGGCGGCCCGTCGACGCCGCCGGCCCGGACGGGCGCCGTGCGATCTTCGTCGGCGACCTCGTCGACCGCGGCCCCGACTCACCGGGCGTGCTGCGCCGCGTCATGGGCATGGTCGCGGCCGGCCACGCCCTCTGCGTCGCAGGCAACCACGAGGCGAAGCTGTCGAACGCGCTGTCCGGCCGCAAGGTCACCGTCAGCCACGGCCTCGAGACGACCCTCGCCCAGCTGGAGGCCGAGACCGACGAGTTCCGCGGCGACGTCGCTCGATTCCTCGACGGCCTCATCGCTCACTACGTGCTGGACGGCGGCCGCCTCGTGGTGGCGCACGCGGGCCTCAAGGAGAGCTACCACGGCCGTGCGTCGGGCCGCGTCCGTGCGTTCGCGCTCTACGGGGACACCAGCGGCGAGACCGACGAGTTCGGCCTCCCGGTGCGCTACCCGTGGGCCGAGGACTACCGCGGTCAGGCGATGGTGCTTTACGGCCACACGCCGACGCCCACGCCGGAGTGGGTCAACAACACGATGTGCCTCGACACCGGCTGCGTCTTCGGTGGCTCGCTGACCGCACTGCGCTACCCCGAGCGCGAGGTCGTCCAGGTCGTCGCGGCCGAGACCTACTACGAGCCGGTCCGGCCCCTCGCGCCGCCGGAGCGGGAGCCCGACACGCTGCGCCTCGACGACGTGCTCGGTCCGCGCATCATCGAGACCTCGACCATGGGTCGGATCTCGCTGCGCGAGGAGAACGCCGCCGGCGCGCTCGAGGTGATGAGCCGCTTCGCGGTCGACCCGAGCCGTCTCGTCTACCTCCCGCCGACCATGTCGCCGAGCGACACCTCAGTGCTCGAGGACCACCTGGAGCACCCCGAGCAGGCGTTCACGCACTTCGCGCGGACGGGCGCCGGCCAGGTGATCTGCGAGGAGAAGCACATGGGCTCGCGCGCCGTGGTGGTCGTCGACCGCGACGGCGGAGGCGTGGTGCACACGCGCACCGGGCGCGCGTTCTTCGACGCCGCGACCGAGCGCGCCGTCCTCGACCGGGTCGCCTCGGCCGTCGCCTCAGCGAAGCTCTGGGACGAGCTGGGGACGTCATCGCTGGTGCTCGACGCCGAGATCATGCCGTGGTCGACGAAGGCGGGTGCGCTCATCCGCGAGCAGTACGCCGCTGTCGGCGCCGCGGCACGCGCGGGCCTGGCCGGCACGCTCGACGTCCTCGGCGCGGCTGCCGCGAGAGGTCTCGACGTCGGCGACCTCGCCGATCGCACGAGCCGTCGGCGTGACGACGCAGACGCCTACACCGCCGCCTACCGCCGGTACGTCTGGGAGGTCGACGGCCTCGACGGGCTCCGGATCGCGCCGTTCCAGGTGCTGGCGAGCGACTCGGAGACCTTCGAGACCCGCGACCACCTGTGGCACCTCGCGATCGCCGACCGGCTGGCCGAGAGCGACGGCGACCTCTTCACGACGACCGGCCGACTGGTCGTCGACCCCGCCGACGAGGCCTCGGTGGGTGCGGGTGTCGAGTGGTGGAACGACCTCACCGGCGCGGGCGGCGAGGGCATGGTCGTGAAGCCGCTCGCCAACCTCACCCGCGGACCCAAGGGCCTCGTCCAGCCCGGGGTGAAGGTCCGAGGCCGTGAGTACCTGCGCATCATCTACGGCCTCGACTACACCGAGCCGGAGAACCTCGCGCGCCTCCGCGACCGCAACCTCGGCCACAAGCGCTCGATGGCCCTGCGGGAGTACGCCCTCGGACTCGAGGCGCTCAGGCGCCACGTCAACGGCGAGCCCACGTGGCGAGTCCACGAGTGCGTCTTCGCGGTGCTCGCGATGGAGTCCGAGCCGGTCGACCCGCGTCTGTAG